The following are encoded together in the Ketobacter sp. MCCC 1A13808 genome:
- a CDS encoding diguanylate cyclase domain-containing protein: protein MDPLIQGAPLGKYMSFWVDEVGDADLQKVIRQADWLPSAETVPNHGLSRKAFWFRLQVQNNNRLENWLLEISNPLLDELDFYLVSDDGLLLSEHHMGIARPNSGRQLVHRLNLVPLDMPGDGHFTIYLRVISHHSMQLPASLWSMERFIEHSEAGSVVVGMLAGALAIMLLYNFFLYTAIRDPIYLVYVCGVCSFLVLQISLKGLGYRFLWGEFSAWSQVSTFLSAYCALFFATTFAMWFLKLKQRGFRLLWAINLVRYSAIGALLMLPVLDRYWNLYIVALLAISVICVGFIAIFTYYKSGDRPIKIFIAAWVVFLLGVLLYIFNKLGWISVNVWTEQTIALGMITEMILFSIALGDRINTEKAQALAAREKVLLSLESEQEEMQRLLQIEAMELNAKELSLQVQLKNNAQLEQSIEQRTGDLRQAAEKLRELVRLDPLTQVYNRHFFNEQIAEHFETAKHHNRFISLLMIDVDHFKAVNDQWGHAIGDKCLCAVAARISRLLGDTGHKLFRFGGEEFVVLMPGADPKQGYLLGDAICEQVSTVNLADQSGPDRVTVSIGVAGFTPEASQRSEQLVGMADTALYRAKQSGRNRVQLALENGGQLRA, encoded by the coding sequence TTGGATCCTCTGATTCAGGGAGCCCCTTTGGGCAAATACATGTCGTTTTGGGTTGACGAGGTTGGTGATGCAGACTTACAAAAAGTTATTAGGCAGGCGGATTGGCTGCCGAGTGCCGAGACCGTTCCTAATCACGGGTTGTCCCGCAAGGCATTCTGGTTCCGCCTGCAGGTGCAGAATAACAATCGGTTGGAAAACTGGTTGTTGGAAATATCCAATCCCCTGCTGGATGAACTCGACTTTTATTTAGTCTCGGATGACGGACTGCTGCTGTCAGAGCACCATATGGGGATTGCCCGTCCGAATAGCGGGAGGCAGCTTGTCCATCGTCTGAACCTTGTGCCTCTCGACATGCCCGGGGACGGCCATTTTACCATTTACCTGAGGGTGATAAGTCATCACTCAATGCAATTGCCTGCCTCACTGTGGTCAATGGAACGTTTCATTGAGCACTCGGAAGCAGGCAGTGTGGTGGTGGGCATGTTGGCTGGCGCCCTGGCGATTATGTTGTTGTATAACTTTTTTCTGTATACGGCCATTCGTGATCCCATTTATCTGGTGTATGTCTGCGGAGTGTGTAGTTTTCTGGTGCTGCAGATTTCACTTAAAGGGTTAGGCTATCGCTTTCTTTGGGGTGAATTTTCCGCCTGGTCCCAGGTGTCTACATTTCTCTCTGCTTATTGCGCCTTATTTTTCGCAACGACGTTCGCGATGTGGTTCCTGAAACTAAAACAGCGTGGCTTTCGCTTGCTGTGGGCGATAAACCTGGTGCGTTACAGTGCCATTGGAGCGTTGCTGATGTTGCCGGTTTTGGATCGGTATTGGAACCTGTATATCGTTGCTTTGCTCGCCATTAGTGTGATCTGCGTCGGCTTTATCGCTATTTTCACCTATTACAAATCAGGTGACCGCCCCATCAAGATATTCATCGCCGCCTGGGTGGTATTTTTATTGGGTGTGTTGCTCTATATATTCAATAAACTGGGCTGGATTTCGGTCAACGTGTGGACAGAGCAAACCATAGCCCTAGGCATGATTACCGAGATGATTCTGTTCAGTATTGCGCTAGGTGACCGTATCAATACAGAAAAAGCACAGGCTTTAGCCGCCCGTGAGAAAGTGCTGCTGTCCTTGGAGTCGGAACAGGAGGAAATGCAGAGACTACTTCAGATCGAAGCAATGGAATTGAATGCCAAAGAATTATCACTCCAGGTACAGCTGAAAAACAACGCGCAATTAGAGCAGTCTATAGAGCAGCGAACCGGTGACTTAAGGCAGGCCGCGGAAAAATTGCGAGAATTGGTGCGCTTGGATCCTCTGACTCAGGTGTATAACCGGCACTTTTTTAATGAGCAAATCGCTGAGCATTTTGAAACTGCAAAACACCACAATCGCTTCATTTCCTTGCTAATGATTGATGTGGACCATTTCAAAGCAGTCAATGATCAATGGGGCCACGCAATTGGCGACAAATGTTTGTGTGCGGTAGCCGCTAGGATAAGCCGTCTGTTGGGCGATACCGGTCACAAGCTATTCCGGTTTGGTGGCGAGGAATTTGTCGTACTCATGCCGGGAGCGGATCCTAAGCAGGGTTATCTGCTGGGGGATGCGATCTGCGAGCAGGTTTCCACAGTTAATCTGGCCGATCAGAGCGGGCCGGACAGGGTAACGGTCAGTATTGGTGTTGCCGGCTTTACGCCCGAGGCCAGTCAACGCTCCGAACAGTTGGTGGGGATGGCGGACACGGCTCTTTATCGTGCGAAGCAATCCGGCCGTAACCGGGTGCAACTTGCACTTGAAAACGGGGGACAGTTGCGTGCCTAA
- a CDS encoding diguanylate cyclase, which produces MPNLIARFSLLLLLLVFASTGFAANGVQGRWSILQDQDFTLHQVQSADNEWQQSKWDSPNLGFTSKTYWFRLQIDADELKAGRWYLWIHNALLTDVQFSVLENGVLQSEQRAGTRYGVYRRTVKNRLPSFEFLVQENAAYEIYLKVTSTSALQIPAQVVEESEYITKKELNDTTLGVFLGILVAMALYNFVLYLTVKDKTFLMYVAHVCCFVFFVLSWQGIGPDYLWVGWVEFQQRSISIATFLAIAFSMLFCGEFLKIKAANFSGYKIFNLVRNLGLLGALMTPFMNEQWAIIIASTLTFPAVILVLQAMWSCASFRYRPTRLFVLGWMLYVFGAFSMGLNKFGFVQVLPATENMVLWGAVLDMILLCIALGDKYHEERNLKIEAQEQVIGAVQKEADLKQLAMIKEKQARQAMAKAVDAQEAYALVLERRVAERTRELKDTLQELELISERDALTKLKNRRFFNSALEKEIEKGQRLNTAFAILMIDIDHFKSVNDSCGHIAGDECIQAVAQLLQRNLRRSEDLVCRYGGEEFVALLSNCDENRAMKMAEELRARVAECPISCAGQRIMVTVSIGVLAATPARKLVQDQLINEADMALYEAKTMGRNCICLASG; this is translated from the coding sequence GTGCCTAATCTCATCGCCCGTTTTTCCCTACTGCTGTTGTTGCTGGTTTTCGCCAGCACCGGCTTTGCCGCGAACGGAGTTCAAGGGCGTTGGTCGATATTGCAAGATCAGGATTTTACTTTGCACCAAGTGCAGTCAGCGGATAACGAGTGGCAGCAATCAAAGTGGGATTCTCCCAATCTGGGTTTTACCTCCAAAACCTATTGGTTTCGTTTGCAGATCGATGCCGATGAGCTAAAGGCGGGTCGCTGGTATTTGTGGATACACAATGCATTGCTGACGGATGTTCAGTTCAGTGTACTTGAAAACGGGGTATTGCAAAGCGAACAGCGTGCCGGCACTCGTTACGGGGTCTACCGGCGTACGGTAAAAAATCGATTGCCTTCATTTGAATTTCTGGTTCAGGAAAATGCCGCCTACGAAATTTATCTAAAAGTAACCTCCACCAGCGCACTGCAGATTCCAGCACAAGTAGTGGAGGAATCCGAATATATTACCAAAAAAGAACTTAACGATACCACTTTGGGTGTTTTCCTTGGGATTTTGGTCGCCATGGCCTTGTATAACTTCGTGTTGTATTTGACTGTGAAAGACAAAACATTTTTGATGTACGTAGCTCATGTCTGTTGTTTTGTTTTTTTTGTTCTGAGCTGGCAGGGTATTGGCCCGGATTACCTTTGGGTAGGGTGGGTCGAATTTCAGCAGCGCAGTATTTCCATTGCGACTTTTCTTGCCATTGCCTTTTCTATGTTGTTTTGTGGCGAATTTCTGAAAATAAAAGCCGCGAATTTTTCGGGCTATAAAATCTTTAATTTGGTGCGTAACCTGGGCTTGCTGGGCGCGTTAATGACTCCGTTTATGAATGAACAATGGGCCATTATTATTGCCTCAACCTTAACTTTTCCTGCGGTAATTCTTGTGTTACAGGCCATGTGGTCTTGCGCTTCCTTTCGTTACCGGCCAACCCGCCTTTTTGTTCTGGGTTGGATGCTGTATGTATTCGGGGCATTCAGTATGGGATTGAATAAATTCGGTTTTGTTCAGGTGCTGCCAGCGACTGAGAATATGGTGTTGTGGGGTGCTGTTCTGGATATGATTTTGTTGTGTATTGCGCTGGGCGACAAATACCATGAAGAACGCAACTTGAAAATAGAGGCGCAGGAGCAAGTCATCGGGGCAGTGCAAAAAGAAGCCGACTTGAAACAGCTTGCCATGATCAAGGAAAAGCAGGCCAGACAGGCAATGGCAAAGGCGGTGGACGCTCAGGAAGCCTACGCTTTGGTACTGGAGCGGCGCGTGGCAGAACGAACCCGGGAGTTGAAAGACACGCTGCAAGAGCTGGAGTTGATCAGTGAGCGGGATGCGTTAACCAAGTTAAAGAACCGCCGCTTTTTCAACTCCGCGTTAGAGAAAGAAATTGAAAAAGGCCAACGCTTGAATACGGCATTCGCCATATTAATGATTGATATTGACCACTTTAAATCGGTCAACGATAGCTGTGGCCATATTGCCGGTGATGAGTGCATTCAAGCGGTCGCGCAGTTGTTGCAGCGCAATTTGCGGCGATCAGAGGATTTGGTTTGCCGGTATGGTGGTGAAGAATTTGTCGCCCTGCTCTCCAACTGCGATGAAAACAGAGCGATGAAAATGGCAGAGGAACTACGAGCCCGTGTCGCCGAATGCCCGATATCCTGCGCCGGACAGCGGATCATGGTGACGGTGAGTATTGGCGTGCTGGCGGCCACACCGGCCAGGAAGCTGGTCCAGGACCAGTTGATTAACGAAGCGGATATGGCGCTCTACGAAGCGAAAACCATGGGCCGAAATTGCATTTGCCTGGCCAGCGGATAG
- a CDS encoding CPXCG motif-containing cysteine-rich protein — MLNLEEIALFCPYCGESIQLLIDCSVEEQTYTEDCQVCCQPMLVGVVVDESEEGQVAVHLRREDE, encoded by the coding sequence ATGCTCAATCTGGAAGAAATCGCGTTGTTCTGTCCATACTGCGGCGAATCAATCCAGCTGCTGATTGATTGCAGTGTTGAAGAGCAAACTTACACCGAAGATTGTCAGGTTTGTTGTCAGCCGATGCTGGTCGGAGTGGTGGTGGACGAAAGCGAGGAGGGGCAGGTCGCGGTCCATCTACGGCGTGAAGACGAATAG
- a CDS encoding paraquat-inducible protein A: MLYDQPLLACHECDTLVNRVALKSGQKLVCPRCNATLQKAGKDTTAKGLALSLTALILMPPAYLLPILTFNMLGSNTVDTVAKGVGHLFEEGFWFMGLLVLLCSMVAPVAQAGLILLISLLVRMQRYNGLLINLLKAQRKIKKWGMLEVYLLGILVAYVKLIEDGEVYFGVGLFCFCSVLLATTLNAVLFDASVIWERIGQQRQRVAA, translated from the coding sequence ATGTTATACGATCAACCCCTGCTAGCGTGCCACGAGTGCGACACTCTGGTGAATCGGGTCGCTCTGAAGTCCGGGCAGAAGCTGGTTTGCCCTCGTTGCAATGCGACATTGCAAAAGGCCGGCAAAGACACAACGGCCAAAGGACTTGCTCTGAGCCTGACCGCCTTGATCCTGATGCCGCCGGCCTATCTATTGCCAATACTGACGTTCAATATGCTCGGCTCCAACACCGTGGACACCGTTGCCAAGGGCGTGGGGCATTTGTTTGAGGAAGGCTTCTGGTTTATGGGCCTGCTGGTATTGCTGTGCAGTATGGTCGCGCCGGTAGCGCAGGCCGGATTAATCCTGTTGATCAGTTTGCTGGTCCGAATGCAACGCTACAACGGGCTGTTAATCAACTTGCTGAAAGCGCAACGGAAAATAAAAAAGTGGGGCATGCTGGAGGTTTATCTCCTGGGTATCTTGGTGGCCTATGTGAAACTGATTGAGGACGGCGAGGTATACTTTGGCGTGGGATTGTTCTGCTTTTGCAGCGTGCTGCTGGCCACCACCCTCAATGCGGTTTTATTTGATGCCTCCGTGATCTGGGAGCGTATTGGCCAGCAGCGACAGCGGGTGGCGGCATGA
- a CDS encoding paraquat-inducible protein A, whose protein sequence is MSTARSRGLVLCHECQLLVRKPAQGKGVCPRCDSRLHSRIPASYSRTWALIITAWILMFPANLYPIMTVVYLGDGDPDTILSGVIKLAEEGMLPIAVLVFIASIVVPVLKLVGIMLLLFTVQFKWRLSKKQCTVLYRIIEVIGAWSMLDLFMISILVTLVDLGTVAQVSAGPGATAFASVVVLTMLAAITFDPRLLWDLLEEKNG, encoded by the coding sequence ATGAGCACAGCGCGCAGCCGGGGATTGGTGTTGTGTCATGAATGCCAGTTGCTGGTGCGCAAACCGGCGCAGGGCAAAGGCGTTTGCCCCCGCTGTGACAGTCGGCTGCATTCCCGGATCCCTGCCAGTTATTCCCGTACCTGGGCTCTTATTATCACCGCTTGGATTCTCATGTTTCCGGCTAATCTGTACCCGATAATGACGGTAGTGTATCTGGGGGATGGTGACCCCGATACGATCTTGTCCGGTGTGATCAAGCTGGCAGAAGAGGGCATGTTACCCATTGCTGTTTTGGTATTTATTGCCAGTATTGTTGTACCGGTGTTAAAACTGGTGGGTATCATGCTGTTATTGTTCACTGTGCAGTTCAAATGGCGGCTCAGTAAAAAGCAATGCACGGTGCTCTATCGTATCATCGAAGTTATTGGTGCCTGGTCGATGCTGGACTTGTTTATGATTTCTATTCTGGTCACCCTGGTGGATTTGGGTACCGTAGCACAAGTCAGTGCCGGTCCTGGTGCGACCGCTTTTGCCAGCGTGGTGGTGTTAACAATGTTGGCTGCAATTACTTTTGATCCTCGTTTGCTTTGGGATTTGTTGGAAGAAAAAAATGGCTGA
- a CDS encoding PqiB family protein — protein sequence MAEPEYQDALVKEDKAFSIIWLLPLIAVVIGGWLLYRAVVEAPIEISINFPSGTGMEVGKTKVLYEGITAGVVTDIQLDTKDMKGVVATVEIDNRLEVILKESTQFWLVRPEISLSGVTGLETIVTGNYIGVKMGADSERATRFEALSEPPPIDTEMPGLHLTLHARDLGSIHADAPVLYKQITVGSVTQYQLDQDNDRVEISVHIKPEYVDLVRASSRFWNVSGIQVNADLSGLDIRAESLISMVQGGITFDSGEPSDGNPAASNNDEYILYKDYDAAQRGVDAEIVFRPPQQLNAGKTKIMLNGFEVGTVKAAKLTEDNSAVTASVSFHPMVEEYLTENTRFWLVKPEISLAGVSGLDTLISGSQIEMEVKKGQPRRHFVALNEPPEVDYSRPGLHLKLEATESGSLSRGAPVLYRQMKVGQVQAVSLSENKTGIVADITIDEEFRNLVNSQTRFWNASGVSVSGSLTKIKVKAESLSTLIQGGIAFMNPEAKSEHSVVRNGTLFNLYRDYSEATEEGLAVQIHLPSSEGVEEGTAVKYQGYPVGEVKKLELDPDLSGLVAHVVLRQHAEKFAVAGTRFWLVKPELGITGASHLETLLKGQYFNVEPGSGAPKFDFQLQLSEPGMAVPDSGVNIVLTTPRLNSIRPGLKVFYRDIAVGMVTGYSLSGEADQVLVFANIEEPYSQLVRKGTKFWNASGINIDVGLFSGASIRSESLETILAGGISFATPPGGNTLPLAAGGDRYILHQEFDDEWLNWKPKIQLQPVSD from the coding sequence ATGGCTGAACCTGAATATCAAGATGCGCTGGTAAAAGAAGACAAGGCGTTTTCAATAATCTGGTTGTTACCGCTGATCGCCGTCGTTATTGGCGGTTGGTTGCTGTATCGGGCTGTGGTCGAAGCACCGATAGAAATTTCGATTAACTTCCCCAGTGGCACCGGCATGGAGGTGGGCAAAACCAAGGTGCTTTATGAAGGCATCACGGCCGGAGTGGTCACCGATATACAGTTGGATACAAAGGATATGAAAGGGGTCGTGGCGACGGTCGAAATAGATAATCGCCTTGAGGTCATACTGAAAGAGAGCACACAGTTCTGGTTGGTGCGTCCGGAAATCAGTTTGAGTGGCGTTACCGGGCTTGAGACCATCGTGACCGGTAATTACATCGGTGTAAAAATGGGAGCCGATAGTGAGCGTGCCACGCGATTCGAGGCGTTGTCAGAGCCACCGCCGATAGATACTGAAATGCCGGGCCTACATCTGACTTTGCATGCGCGGGATTTGGGGTCGATACACGCAGATGCCCCGGTATTGTACAAACAAATCACCGTTGGAAGCGTTACCCAGTATCAACTTGACCAGGATAACGACCGGGTCGAAATCAGCGTCCATATTAAACCGGAGTATGTCGATCTGGTGCGCGCTAGTTCCCGCTTCTGGAATGTCAGCGGGATTCAGGTCAACGCCGATCTGAGTGGCCTGGATATCCGGGCCGAGTCCCTGATCAGTATGGTGCAGGGGGGGATTACCTTCGACTCCGGGGAGCCGAGTGATGGCAATCCAGCCGCAAGCAATAATGATGAATATATTTTGTATAAGGACTATGACGCTGCACAACGAGGGGTGGATGCAGAAATCGTATTTCGGCCACCGCAACAGCTGAATGCCGGAAAAACCAAAATAATGCTCAACGGGTTTGAGGTCGGTACGGTTAAAGCGGCCAAGCTAACGGAAGATAACAGTGCTGTAACGGCGAGCGTGAGCTTCCATCCGATGGTAGAAGAATATCTGACGGAAAATACGCGCTTTTGGTTGGTGAAACCGGAGATATCGCTGGCCGGTGTCAGTGGTCTTGATACGTTGATCTCAGGTAGTCAAATTGAAATGGAGGTGAAAAAAGGCCAGCCTCGCCGACATTTTGTTGCCCTCAACGAGCCACCGGAAGTGGATTACAGTCGACCTGGATTACACCTGAAACTGGAAGCGACCGAATCAGGCTCGCTGAGCAGAGGTGCACCTGTTTTATATCGTCAGATGAAAGTCGGTCAGGTACAGGCCGTTTCGTTGTCTGAAAATAAAACCGGTATAGTCGCGGATATCACCATAGACGAAGAGTTTCGCAACCTGGTGAACAGCCAAACCCGTTTCTGGAATGCCAGCGGGGTTTCTGTGAGCGGGTCGCTGACCAAGATAAAAGTGAAAGCAGAATCGCTCAGTACGCTGATTCAGGGCGGCATCGCCTTTATGAATCCAGAAGCAAAAAGTGAACACAGTGTCGTGCGCAACGGTACCCTTTTTAATCTATATCGGGATTACAGCGAGGCGACGGAAGAAGGGCTTGCTGTCCAGATCCATTTGCCCAGCAGCGAAGGAGTTGAAGAGGGAACAGCGGTCAAATACCAGGGCTACCCTGTGGGCGAAGTTAAAAAACTGGAGCTGGACCCCGACCTGAGCGGGTTGGTAGCTCATGTGGTACTGCGTCAGCATGCGGAAAAGTTTGCCGTGGCAGGCACCCGCTTTTGGCTGGTAAAGCCGGAGTTGGGCATTACCGGCGCTTCCCATCTGGAGACGCTTTTAAAAGGCCAGTATTTTAATGTGGAGCCGGGAAGCGGGGCGCCGAAATTCGATTTTCAACTGCAATTAAGCGAGCCGGGAATGGCTGTGCCGGATAGCGGAGTCAATATCGTACTGACCACACCACGACTGAATTCGATTCGGCCGGGCCTGAAGGTGTTTTATCGGGATATCGCTGTGGGTATGGTGACCGGATACTCACTGAGCGGTGAAGCTGATCAGGTGCTGGTGTTTGCCAATATCGAAGAACCATACAGCCAGCTGGTGCGTAAGGGGACCAAATTCTGGAACGCCAGCGGAATCAATATTGATGTGGGATTATTCAGTGGTGCCAGCATCCGCAGTGAATCTTTGGAAACAATCCTCGCCGGCGGTATTTCATTTGCAACGCCGCCGGGAGGCAATACCCTGCCACTGGCTGCGGGGGGTGACCGCTATATCCTGCACCAGGAGTTCGATGACGAGTGGTTGAACTGGAAGCCCAAGATCCAATTGCAGCCGGTATCGGATTAA
- a CDS encoding long-chain-acyl-CoA synthetase, with protein MASNKQVSFTEISAGILRALPEAPAFINGVRTMLQARPESKMSIGLQLEKQAHRRPSNPALKFRDQVWSYAEFNSWVNRVAALFRQSGVQSGDVVAIMSENRPEMLVCTAAAAKLGAIAGMLNYNQRDEVLEHSIGLIKPKVIVTGEECVGALESTSYAPLNTKDVFHFWVGENDNDRPAGFASLQTESERLPAVNPSTTAAVRSKQPCFYIFTSGTTGMPKASVMSHSRWLKGGAGMGLLTARLTAEDTFYVPLPLYHNNALTVSWGSVLLSGACIALTPKFSVSRFWDEVRSYNATGFCYIGELCRYLLNQEPTAQDAQHNVRVVVGNGLRPEIWMEFKNRFGIERICEFYGASECNLAFVNSFDVDCTAGFCPLPFAVVECDPETEEPVRDSQNRMKKVATGGVGLLITKINKLAPFDGYTDAKASEKKILHDVFKNGDSWFNTGDLVRDQGYKHIQFVDRLGDTFRWKGENVATTEVEAAFKHVDQIDQAVVYGVQVPNCDGRAGMAAITMQNGENLDTLALAETLFNALPGYAIPLFVRIRTEHEITGTFKNRKVELKNEGFDLQKVSEPLYMLDSSARNYVPLTAAMQQQIDSGDVRV; from the coding sequence ATGGCTTCTAATAAACAAGTTAGCTTTACTGAAATCTCTGCAGGCATTTTACGTGCACTGCCCGAGGCACCGGCTTTCATTAACGGTGTCCGCACTATGCTTCAGGCCAGACCCGAAAGTAAGATGTCAATCGGCCTGCAGCTGGAAAAGCAAGCCCACCGTCGTCCATCTAACCCGGCTCTGAAATTCAGGGATCAGGTATGGAGTTATGCGGAGTTTAATAGTTGGGTGAACCGGGTCGCCGCCTTGTTCCGGCAATCGGGAGTGCAAAGCGGGGACGTGGTCGCCATTATGTCTGAGAACAGGCCCGAGATGTTGGTCTGTACTGCGGCTGCAGCCAAGCTCGGTGCCATTGCCGGCATGCTCAATTACAACCAGCGCGACGAAGTACTGGAACACAGCATTGGCTTAATCAAACCCAAGGTCATTGTCACCGGCGAAGAATGTGTCGGCGCGCTTGAATCTACTTCTTATGCCCCGCTCAATACAAAAGATGTGTTCCATTTCTGGGTAGGTGAAAACGACAACGATCGTCCCGCCGGGTTTGCCAGCCTGCAGACAGAGTCAGAGCGCCTGCCGGCAGTGAACCCGTCCACCACGGCTGCTGTACGCAGCAAACAGCCCTGTTTTTATATATTCACCTCCGGCACCACCGGTATGCCGAAAGCGTCCGTCATGAGCCATTCCCGCTGGCTGAAAGGGGGGGCCGGTATGGGGTTGCTAACCGCTCGACTGACAGCAGAAGATACATTCTATGTTCCGTTACCGCTGTATCACAATAATGCGCTTACCGTGAGTTGGGGTTCGGTATTGCTGAGCGGTGCCTGTATCGCTCTCACACCGAAATTCAGTGTATCCCGGTTCTGGGACGAAGTTCGCAGCTACAATGCCACCGGATTTTGTTACATCGGTGAATTATGCCGTTACCTGTTAAACCAGGAGCCGACTGCGCAGGACGCCCAACATAACGTGCGGGTGGTGGTCGGTAATGGCCTGCGTCCGGAAATCTGGATGGAATTTAAAAATCGCTTTGGTATCGAGCGTATCTGCGAATTTTACGGCGCCAGTGAGTGTAATCTGGCGTTTGTGAACAGCTTCGATGTGGATTGTACAGCGGGCTTTTGCCCATTGCCGTTTGCTGTGGTTGAATGCGATCCGGAGACGGAAGAACCGGTTCGGGATTCGCAGAACCGGATGAAAAAGGTTGCCACTGGCGGTGTTGGATTGTTGATAACCAAGATTAACAAACTGGCGCCTTTCGATGGCTATACCGATGCCAAGGCCAGTGAGAAAAAAATCCTGCACGATGTATTCAAAAATGGCGACAGCTGGTTTAACACCGGAGATCTGGTGCGGGATCAGGGTTATAAACATATTCAGTTCGTTGACCGGCTCGGTGACACTTTCCGCTGGAAGGGCGAGAATGTGGCTACCACTGAAGTGGAAGCGGCCTTTAAACATGTAGACCAGATAGATCAGGCTGTGGTGTACGGGGTTCAGGTGCCCAATTGCGATGGGCGTGCGGGCATGGCTGCAATTACCATGCAAAACGGTGAAAACCTGGATACGCTGGCACTGGCCGAGACGCTGTTTAATGCGCTACCCGGTTATGCGATACCCCTTTTTGTACGGATACGGACGGAACACGAAATTACCGGCACCTTCAAAAACCGCAAAGTGGAATTAAAGAACG